The genomic window ATTCCTGTATCACGCCGTCGCGTACGGCGTCCGCGAGGACACCGGCCGCCTCGACATGGACCAGGTGCGCGACCTCGCGCGGCAGCACCGGCCGAAGATGCTCATCGCCGGATTCAGCGCGTATTCGCGCACGCTCGATTTCGAGGCGTTCGCCGACATCGCCCGCGAGGCCGACGCCAAACTCATGGTCGACATGGCGCACGTCGCGGGACTCGTCGCCGCGGGCATCTCGCCGTCGCCGGTGCCATACGCGGACGCGGTCACCACCACCACGCACAAGACGCTGCGCGGTCCGCGCGGCGGATTGATTCTGTGCAAGCAGCAGTACGCGGCGACCATCAACAAGCAGGTCTTTCCCGGTATGCAAGGCGGTCCGCTCATGCACGTCATCGCCGCCAAGGCGGTCTCGCTCCTCGAGGCGTTGCAGCCATCGTTCGTGACATACGCGCGGCAGGTCGTGGCGAATGCGCGCGAATTGGCCGCGGCGTTGATGCATCGCGGCTACGCCATCGTGTCGGGCGGCACGGACAACCATCTCATGCTGGTCGACCTGCGCGCGCGCGGCCTCACCGGTAAGGCGGCGGAAGCCGCACTCGGCGCTGCCGACATCACAGTCAACAAAAACACCGTGCCCGGCGAGACGCAGTCGCCGTTCGTCACCAGCGGCATCCGCATCGGCACGTCGGCCGTCACCACGCGCGGCATGAAAGAAACGGACATGCGTCGCATTGCAGAGCTCATCGATCGCGTGCTCACGAATGCAGCTGACGACGCCGTGATTCGCGAGGTCCGCCGCGATGTCCATGAGCTCACGTCGGGGTTCCCGTTGTACACACCGGCCGTAGAGGCCGCCGAACGGTTGTAATTCCGCTCGCCGCGTCGCATCTTTGGCCCTGAGCCCGCTGGCGGCGTCTGCCGC from Gemmatimonadaceae bacterium includes these protein-coding regions:
- the glyA gene encoding serine hydroxymethyltransferase, producing the protein MSALRLSDPDIARAIDDETRRQGEGLELIASENFVSPAVMEAMGSPLTNKYAEGYPGKRYYGGCEFVDVAEQLAIDRAKMLFHAEHANVQPHSGAQANMAVFFAFVKPGDTVLGMGLSNGGHLTHGSPVNFSGFLYHAVAYGVREDTGRLDMDQVRDLARQHRPKMLIAGFSAYSRTLDFEAFADIAREADAKLMVDMAHVAGLVAAGISPSPVPYADAVTTTTHKTLRGPRGGLILCKQQYAATINKQVFPGMQGGPLMHVIAAKAVSLLEALQPSFVTYARQVVANARELAAALMHRGYAIVSGGTDNHLMLVDLRARGLTGKAAEAALGAADITVNKNTVPGETQSPFVTSGIRIGTSAVTTRGMKETDMRRIAELIDRVLTNAADDAVIREVRRDVHELTSGFPLYTPAVEAAERL